TTTTAGTTGCTTTAGCGGCTGGAATTGATTTATCGGTTGGTTCCATGATGATATTCTTAATTGCTTACCTGTTCGCTAATATTGGCGCTTTTATTATCGTGATTGCCTTTTCAAATGATACCGGTTCCGACCAGATTAAGGATTATTGCGGCCTTATGAAACGTTCGCCAGTTGCCGCAATTATTATGTCAATATTTATGCTCTCGCTGTCTGGTATACCACCAACAGCCGGTTTTTTCGCAAAGTACTGGCTTTTTGCCGCCGCCGTTAAAGAAGGCTTGTATTGGCTGGTTGTCATAGCTGTTATAACATCCGTAATATCGCTGTTTTATTATATGAATGTCGTTAGAGTAATGATGTTTCATCAACCTGAAGAAAATACGGCCATTTCTCTTTCGGGTATGGTTAAGGTTAGCCTTGGCATAAGCGTTATAGTTGTTTTGATAATGTGCATTATACCCGGCGTATTTTATAATTGGGCATTGAGTGCATCTACAATATTCAGATTTTAAACAGCTGTGATTTCAAGTTGTGTTAGTTCATAGCGGAATGAAAATTGACAGATGCAGAGCGGCAAATAAATTATAAAAATATTCGGAATTATATTGAACATTTAGCATTAATAGCACACCCCTAACCCCTCTCAAGAGAGGAATAATAGCATAGAACTCAGACTGGGGGTCGTATGACCCAGACAGGTCGTAAAATCCAGAGGAGCCTACTGTCTCAGATATGCCGTATGACTGACTTATGATGAACTAAACATTTTTGGGGAAATCCTTATCTCTTTCTTCTTGCTCTCAATATCATATTCCATATATAATATCAAATGATGAATAACGTTGATTCACCGGAAATATGATAATGAAAAAATATGCCGGCCTTATACCCGGACTAATAGCGCTGATAGTATATTATACAACTACCTGCCGTTCTATCTGGATTGGCGATTCGGGGGAATTTTCACTGGCTTTGAAAACTCTCGGTATTTGTCATCCTCCCGGCTATCCATTGTTTACGATACTTGGCAAATCATTCTTAATATTCACATCATTTTTACGTCCAATGTATGCCGCCAATCTGTTTAATACGCTGATTGCAGCGGCGGTTGCAACAACAATATACTACCTTTTTAGACGTTATCTAAATCAATGGCCAGCGATGATATTGAGCCTGATATGGGCATTTACTCCGCTGTTTTGGTCTGAAACTGCCGGGGTTGAGATTTATACTTTCAATATGCTGTTAATTGCTTTAATCTTTCTGGCAATTGAAAGCAATCATAAAAGAAGATGGCTTATAATAGTCTATTTATTCGGTTTGGCAATGACTAATCATCCCTCCGCTTTGGCGATTTTACCGGTATTAATCTACCTTTTTATAAAAGAAAAAATATATAAGCGATGGAATATATACCCTTATTTAATTTGCATACTCATTATTACCGGCAGTATCTATTTGTACTTGCTGGTTCGCTCATCATGCGATCCGCTTTCCAACTGGGGAAATCCGAGTAATATTAAAGCGTTGATTCATCATATGACCTTAAGCCAATACAGCGGCTGGTTGGGATACTCATGGGATAATATTTTAATTAGTATAAAGCTGTTTTTCATTTCGATTATTAAATCATGGTGGTGGATCGGGCTGGTAATGTCGGTAATCGGAACAATTATCGGCCTAATAAAAAGCAGAACTCAAACCATCGGTGTCTTGTTAATGCTGGCGGCGCTATTGTTTTTATCGTCATCACTTCTGGAGGTCAATTATGAGCCGTATAATATTCCTGCATTATTTGCTGCTTTGCTGTTGATGAGCAATGTTTTCGTCTGGCTTGAAAGCTTTTCTTTGTCGTCGCTTGTGCGGTATAGCATATACTCAGCATGTTCAATTGCTTGTTTGATACTGCTTGTTATTAATTACAATACGCAGAACAAATCTGATTATACTCTTTATGAGGATTACTCCAAATATATTCTCGATAGCGCCGAAAGCGGTATCTTGTTTACAGCCGGCGATATTAATTCTTTTGGTACGCTTTACTTGCGTTATGTTGAGGGCTATAGGAAGCAGGTAAAGGTATATGATCGTTCTATAAGGCTCAGCGCTCTTTTAAATGATGCTTCGCAGTTAACCGGCATTAAGTATACTGATTATTACAATGCCAGGTTAGCCATAATAAATAACGCCGCTGAAAACAAGTATCTGGTTAAAAACCATTATGCTTATGAACCAGAGTGGCTGAATATTTCCGAACCATTTTATTCTTATGGGATTTTATATTCCATAAACAACAAGCAGGCTAATTCTCCAAATATTTCAAAATATCCGATTGATTATAAACCGGGGGATGTTTTATCGCGCCAATTGCTTGTTAATCTCGATCTTGCCCGAGGTGAGAAATGTTTAACCGAAGAACCATACGACACGACTGCCGCTTTTGCCGCCTTTAACCTGGCTCTTAACCGCCTGGAAAATGAACCGAGGGCAGTGGTTTTAAACAACCTCGGCATTTATTTCCGAAGCGGCGGTTATCTGGAATTGGCTCATAGAACATATATAAAAGCGCTTGAGAAACCGATAATTACAGCTTCCACACGGCAGGATATAACTTTTAATATCTCAAATCTCTATAAGGATAGAGGCAATAACCATCTTGCTTCGAAAGACTATCATAACGCTATTGGCAGCTATATAAGGGCATTGAATTATGACCCTGATAATACTGACTTGATGCTTAACATCGGTCTGATTTTTAGTCAAATACTAAATGATACTGCTAATGCCTGTATCTATCTGGAAAAGTATCTTGATATAAAACCATCTGATACAAAAGTTCGCAACTTCTTAGATAAAATAAAATAAAAGCAAACGATAGATTTTAGAAAATACCCCTTCCGGTAAAAGGGGTTTGAAAGTGTTTTTATTATAGAGGGAAATAACAATATTTCCCTCTATTAATCTTTGCTTAGTTTGGGTTGCCTTCTAAGCTCTCCAAATACTCTATTTTAGTAATACGAGTTTTTTAATGCTTACATTTTGGATTTCATTATTTGATTTAAGCTTGGCGAAATAAATTCCCGAGGCTGTATTCTTGCCAGCGTCGTTAATTCCGTTCCAGCTTATATAATGATAACCAGCCTTGAGCTGACCGGAAGCAAGTTCCTTAACTAATCGACCGCTGATATCGTAGATATTTAAAGTAACATTATCGGCAACAGGAAGCGCAAACTCAATTGTGGTTGTCGGATTAAATGGATTAGGATAACAACATACAATACTGAATTGTTCCGGCAGCGGAACTTCGCGTTTAAGCAAAGTATTAATCAGACAGCCATTACCATCAGAAAATGACATAAGAGATGGCGTAAGCTTAACGCCCTTAGGCAGCATCATTCTCATAAGTTCGGTGGTTCCGGATTGTATTACTTTGCTTTCGAGATCATAAACGCATAAGCGCATTGACTCATCGTATTGCTTAAGTTCAACTTCCATATCAAGGTCGTTGTTTAATTGTAGATTGCAATCAATGTCTTCCGAAATCGGCAATTCGAGGAGCAAACCGCCAATATTAAATTCGGAGTTGAATTTAATAATGGTCTCGTCATTTTCATTTTGCTCGATAATAAGTTCAACTGGCCTGGTTTCAACCGGTACTAATTTCGGGTTGCTGTTACTGCCATTTACCACATTAATCATAAAAATTAAGTCAGCTACTGTTGCCCTATAGCCGTCTTGGTTAACATCGGATGCCCACATCTGGTTTTCGGTAAATGGATAACCGATAGGATCGATAAGGTGGTTTGCCATAGTCATAGCATCACCTAATTCGAATGGGTAGCGATTCATATTTATATCGCCGATAATAGGATTACAATCGTCCAATACTCGTACCGAACCGCAATAGAGATTTAGCAGGAATGTTCCAAACTGGCTGCTGTCGGGAGCATCACTGCAGCCATCGCCATACCAGACATGATACCCTGTTGAATCGGCAACAGCATTATCATTGATACTTTCTTCATGAAAGAAACAAATCGGTATGCTGATGTCATCCGGGTATTCCTGCGGAACCAGCAAGAATTGCAAGTTTAATATTGGTTCATTGGGATCGATATCGCACAACGGTCCATGATAAACCTGATCGTTTAGATCAGCTATATAACTAAACTTGATAGTACCAGGGCCAAAAATATCATACGTAAAGTGATTATACTCATTGCCAAAATCGAGATTTTCAGTAATCAATGCGTTTTGCAATACTAACACTGATGGATCCCAGTGAATCACCATCGTTAAGCCGCCGATACACACGCAATCATACGTATTAAGATAAATACCGACAGTTCCTGATAGACCCGGCGCAATCATCACATCTTCATCTATGTAGTAATCAATATAGCCAAGAATAGTAAGATTGTAGCCGATGTTATCATCGCAAATTCCATCACAGGCGGTTATAACTACATCGAATTCCATATGCTCGCCGCAGGCAGAATCAGGTACCGTGAAACAGTAAACGCCAAGCCAATATCCCGGTTCATCCACTAATGTTGTGATTTCTCCATAGTTAGCGGTAACGACAATATAGTCGCCGTCGACATCTATAGCCTCCAGAGTATCGCAGAAGTTTTCGTATATACACATTACGGTAAGCGAGTCATTTAAGAATTCGGGACAATTTTCGATTTCAATATCTATCAGAGTAGTGCAGACGCTAACTTCACCGCAGTCATCAATGGCCGTAAGAATGATTGTATTTATTCCGGTATCAGGTAAGAAGCAGACCATCTCTTCATTCGGATAGAATATACCAATGTTGGAAAACGCTGTATCAAGGTTATCTTCATAATCGTGTACATAGAATTCTGACAGACAAACAGTATCAATACTGCCCAATCTTATCTGATCATCCGGAGGACAATTTACCAGCGGAGGAGTATTGAGATTTATTGTTACGTCTGTTGTGCAAACAGCCGCAAGTCCGCAATCATCGATAACAGTAAGTATAAGGGTATTTAATCCCTCAACTGGAGTAAAGCATACCGTACTGCCGACGATAGTGCCTGTATTGACATTAACGTTATTGATGTTGTTATCAACATCGTTATAGTTGAAACCTGAAATACATAGCTCGCTCAAGTCGCATACCGCTATGGTTGTATCATCAACGCAGGTTACCTCGGGAGCGCTATTTACAGTTACAGTGATATTCACAGTTGTCGAACGCGATTTATTTGCGGCACAAACAGCTCCGCATTCATCCTCGCATTCGAATACAGCGGAATAAACACCCGAACCTGAAGTTGTAAAAGTCCAATTTGAACCGTCAAAATTACCATCGCCGCCCGGAAGCATTGAACAGCCAACGAGATTATCATCCTCATCGGCTGCCGAAACAGGGAAGCTGAATGTGGAATCGAAGCAGATGAAGTAGCTATTATCATCCGGCATGCTGCATTCAGGCGGGCTGTTGTAATCGACAGTAATTTCGAGCGTATCTATGCAGGTCTCTCCGCAAGCATCCTCACATTCGAATATTCCCGTATAAACACCTTCGCTGTCAGTTGTGAAAGTCCAGGTTGAGCCGTCAAAACTACCCGGACCGGATGTCTTAGAACAGCCAACGAGGTTATTATCAATATCGGTTGCCGAGATAGCAAAACCGAATGTAGTGTCATCACAAACAAAGAATGATTGGTTATCAGGGATATCGCATACTGGAGGAGTATTGTAGTTAATTATTATAGTAATGCTATCGGCGCAGGTTTCGCCGCATTCATCCTCGCATTCAAATATCGCCGAGAAAGCCCCCTGACCGGTTGTATTGAATGTCCAACTGGAACCGTCAAAATTACCATCGCCCAGAACTTTAATGCAGCCGCTCAGGTTATCGTCATCATCGACGGCTGTAATCGGGATGCTGAATGTTGTATCATCGCAGACAAGATAGGAGGCATCATCAGGCACCTGACACACAGGCGCATCATTAAGGTCAATCGTCATGTTGACAGTACCGATACAAGATTCACCGCCAGCATCTTCACATTCGAATGATGCCCAGTAAATGCCGGAGCCTGAAGTAGTAAATGTCCAATTAGTACCGTCATAGCTGCCCATACCACCGGTAAGAGTACAGCCAACTAAATCGCTGTCATCATCGGTTGCATAAACAGGGAAGCTAAAAGTCGAGTCGTTACATATAAAGAAATAAGCATCATCCGGCAAGTGACATTCGGGAGCATTGTTCATTGTAATTGTTATATTAACAGTGCCCGAGCAAGCAGCGCCGCACTCATCGGTACATTCGAAAGCAGCGGAATATATACCCGAGCTTGTTGCCGTGAAAGTCCACGTCGAACCATCGAAACTGCCAGCTCCCGAAATCATTGAACAACCAACGAGATTGTCATCAACATCAGTTGCTGATACAGGGTAGCTGAAAGTTGAATCACCATAAATATGATGGCTTTCATCAGATGGCAGATTGCAAACCGGATCGCTATTAAGAGATATCGTTATATTCGTGGCACATTGATCAACTTCACTACAAGCATCAGTAACGGTATAAGTTATCGTATTAAGTCCTATTGAAGGTGTAAAGCATACCGAATTGCCGGTTAGAGTGCCATTATCGACCACAATCGATGTTATGTTATCGTCAGCATCGCTGGCCGTAAAGCCCGGCAAGCATATCTCATTCAAATCACAAACAAACATCGAGGTGTCATTCGGACATGAGGCTGACGGCGGACTGTTAAGCACTGCCGTAACATTAACCGTACACTCATCTGTCTCATTACAAGAATCCGTTACCGTATAAGTTATCGTGTTCAAACCAGCAACCGGAGTAAAACATACCGTGCCATTATCCAGAACACCTAAATCAACCTCCGTTGATAAAATATTATCATCAGGGTCGCTGGCGCTGAATCCGGATAGACAAATATCACTCAGGTCGCAGACAAACAACGATGTATCATTCGGACACGATGCTGACGGCGGACTGTTTAATACTATGCCTATTACCGCATCACAGGTATCAGCCTCGCCGCAATCATCAATTGCCACCAGTTTGATAGTGTTATTGCCCTCCACCGGCGTGAAACATATCGAATTGCCAACCAGCGTTCCGCCTATCGCACTGCACGAGGCAAGGTTGCCATCAGGGTCGCTGCATGAGAAGCCCGATATGCAAATCTCATCTAAAACACAAACAAAGATTGTCGTGTCGGCAAATCCGGGGCGGGCATCCCACGGACAGGAAGCTTCCGGCGGGCTGTTGACTGTTACCGTAACGTTAACCGTGCAGTCATCATAATCGCCGCAGGCATCCGTTACCGTGTAGGTTATCGCGTTAAGACCCGCTGTCGGTGTGAAACATACTGTACCGGCATTCAACGTGCCATTATCGACAACCTCCGAGGTGATATTGCCATCTGCATCACTGGAACTAAAGCCCGGCAGGCAGATATCGCTTAAATCACAGGCAAATATCGAGGTATCATTCGGACATGACGCCGCCGGCGGACTATTCAGGGTTACCGTAACATTAGTAACGCATTGATCTGTTTCGCCGCAGGCATCGGTTACCGTGTAGGTAATCGTGTTAAGACCCGCTGCCGGTGTGAAACAAACCGTGCCGGCATCCAAAGTACCTAAGCTGACAGTTCTTGAAGTTATATTATTATCAGCATCACTGTCAGAAAATCCCGGTATGCAGATACTGCTTAAGCTGCAAACAGCTAAAGTAGTATCATTCGGACATGCTGCCACCGGAGCGCTATTTTGAATTACCGTAACATTAGTTTCGCATGTATCGGTTTCGCCGCATTCATCGGCAGCAACCAACTTGATAGTATTTAAGCCTTCAACAGGGGTGAAATGAACAATATTACCGCTTAATGTGCCGCCTATAACTTCGCAGTTATCGAGATTGCCATCAGGGTCACTACATGTGAATCCCGGCAAATAAATATCATGAATATTACATACGAATATTGTCGAATCGCCAGGACATTCGGCAGTTGGCGGATTATTAACATTTACAGTAATATCAGTAGAACAGGTATCTGCTTCGCCGCATTCATCGGTTACGATAAACATAATAGTATTTAAACCCTCTGTTGGAATAAAGCAGGCGGATGTGCCATTTAGAGTGCCGAAACTTACGCTCTTTGAGATGATATTATCATCAACATCGCTGCTAACGAAACCTGATAAACATATTTCGCTAAGATCGCAAACTAACATAGTTGTGTCATCGGGGCAGGCGGCTATCGGCGGGCTATTTAATGTTACATTAACCGTTCGGCTCAAAGTATCAGCTTCGCCGCATTCATCAAGAGCAACCAATTCGATTACATTGATTCCCTCAACCGGCGTGAAACAGATTGCATCACCGCTTAAGGTTCCACCTATTGCTTCGCAAGACAAGAGGTTGTTATCGGGATCAGTGCATGAAAATCCACCTAAACATATTTCATCAAGCTCGCAAACAAACAATAATGTATCACCTGCTCCGGGTCTTCCGCCGCCCCATGTGCAGTTAGCTGATGGCGGGCTGTTTAAAGTAATGCTAATATTAGTTGTGCAAGTATCGCTTTCGCCGCAAGCATCGGTAACGATATAGTTGATAGTATTTAGCCCTGCCGTTGGATCGAAGCATACCGAATTGCCGGTTAGAGTGCCATTATCGACCACAATCGATGTTATGTTATCGTCAGCATCGCTGGCCGTAAAGCCCGGCAAGCATATCTCATTCAAATCACAAACAAACATCGAGGTGTCATTCGGACATGAGGCTGACGGCGGACTGTTAAGCACTGCCGTAACATTAACCGTACACTCATCTGTCTCATTACAAGAATCCGTTACCGTATAAGTTATCGTGTTCAAACCAGCAACCGGAGTAAAACATACCGTGCCATTATCCAGAACACCTAAATCAACCTCCGTTGATAAAATATTATCATCAGGGTCGCTGGCGCTGAATCCGGATAGACAAATATCACTCAGGTCGCAGACAAACAACGATGTATCATTCGGACACGATGCTGACGGCGGACTGTTTAATACTATGCCTATTACCGCATCACAGGTATCAGCCTCGCCGCAATCATCAATTGCCACCAGTTTGATAGTGTTATTGCCCTCCACCGGCGTGAAACATATCGAATTGCCAACCAGCGTTCCGCCTATCGCACTGCACGAGGCAAGGTTGCCATCAGGGTCGCTGCATGAGAAGCCCGATATGCAAATCTCATCTAAAACACAAACAAAGATTGTCGTGTCGGCAAATCCGGGGCGGGCATCCCACGGACAGGAAGCTTCCGGCGGGCTGTTGACTGTTACCGTAACGTTAACCGTGCAGTCATCATAATCGCCGCAGGCATCCGTTACCGTGTAGGTTATCGCGTTAAGACCCGCTGTCGGTGTGAAACATACTGTACCGGCATTCAACGTGCCATTATCGACAACCTCCGAGGTGATATTGCCATCTGCATCACTGGAACTAAAGCCCGGCAGGCAGATATCGCTTAAATCACAGGCAAATATCGAGGTATCATTCGGACATGACGCCGCCGGCGGACTATTCAGGGTTACCGTAACATTAGTAACGCATTGATCTGTTTCGCCGCAGGCATCGGTTACCGTGTAGGTAATCGTGTTAAGACCCGCTGCCGGTGTGAAACAAACCGTGCCAGTAGTTAATGTGCCGTTATCCACTACCTTAGAAGTAATATTATCATCAGCGTCGCTGGCGGTAAAGCCGGCAAGACAAATCTGGTCAAGAGTACAGACAAATATCGAGGTATCATTCGGGCATGAGGCAGCCGGCGCGCTATTATAATCAACGGTAATACTCACGGTTTCTGAACATGTTTCGCCGCATTCATCCTCACACTCAAACACTGCGGAATAAATACCGGCTCCGGTTGATGTGAAGCTCCAGGTTGAGCCGTCAAAGCTGCCATCACCGGATGTTTTTGCGCAGCCGTCAAGATTGTTGTCAACATCACTGGCCGAGATTGAGAAACTAAAGGCAGAGTCGCCGCAAACTAAATAAGTCTCATCATCAGGGACGATGCAAACCGGCGCGCTGTTGTAATTGACTGTAATATTGACCATGCCATAACATGTGGCGCCGCCTATATCCTCACATTCGAATTCGGCAGTATATACACCCGGACCAGTTGTCGTGAATGTCCAAACCGTATCAACCAATGTGCCTGGTCCTGAAGTCTTAGTACAGCCAACCAAGTTTTCATCATCATCGGTCGCCGAAACTATGAAGCTAAAAGTAGTATCATCGCAGACAAAATATGTGGAATCATCAGGCAGATTACAAACCGGGGCGCTATTGTAGTTTACTGTAATATTTAATGTGCCGGAACATGAGGCGCCGCAATCATCCGTACATTCGAATGTTGCCGAATATACACCTTGACCGGAAGTGGTGAAAGTCCAATCAGAACCATCGAAACTGCCGACCCCGCTTGTTTTAGCACAGCCATCTAAGTTGCCGTCAGCATCAGTAGCCGAAACGGGGAAGCTGAAAGTTGTATCGCCAAAAACAAGAAAAGTTGTATCATTTGGTATATCGCAAACAGGGGCAGTATTAAAAGTGATATTAACATTTGTTTGGCAAGAATCGATTTCACCGCATTCATCAGCTACAATAAGCTTAAGCGTGTTATTGCCGGATGCTGGAGTAAAGCATATTGAATTGCCGTTTAAGGTACCGCCAACAGCAGTAGCCGAGGCAATATTGTTATCGGTATCCGAATAGGAAAATCCCGGTAAGCAGATTTCACTGTCATCACAAACAAACAGCGATGTATCATTCGGACATGAAACCACCGGCGCGCTATTTAGAGCGACTGCAACATCTGTTGTGCATTGGTCTGTCTCGCCGCATTCATCGGTTACAGTTAAGGCGATTGTATTTAGACCCTCAGCAGGTGTAAAACAGACTGTTCCGTTATCGAGAACACCCAAGGATACATTTACGGATGATATATTATCATCATTATCGCTGACGTTGAAACCGGGCAGGCAAAGCTCGTTTAAATCGCAAACAAACAGCGAAGTATCACCAGGACAAGCTGCCGATGGCGCGCTGTTTAATCCGACATTTACGGTTCTGGTAAGAGTATCTGCCTCGCCGCATTCATCTAAGGCAACTAACTTAATGGTGTTAATTCCCTCTGAAGGCGTAAAACAGATAGAATTGCCGTCTAATGTACCGCCGATTGCGGTGCAGGAAGCCAGGTTGTCATCGGGATCGGTGCACGAGAAACCGGACAAACAGATATCATTAAGATTGCAGACAAATACTGTCGTATCCCCTACGCCCGGTTTAGAACCGCCCCATGTGCAGTTAGCTGAAGGCGGGCTGTTAAGAGTGATATTAACATCGGTTTCACAAACAACGCTATCGCCGCACTCATCAACTGCAGTAAGAGTAATAGTGTTTAATCCGGCAGCTGGCGTAAAGCAGACAGTTCCATTATCGTAAGTCCCAAGGCTAACATCAATTGAATTTATATTATCATCATTATCACTTACCGTAAACCCGGGCAAGCATATTTCGCTTAGATCACATACGAATAATGAAGTGTCATTCGGACAGCTTACTTGAGGCGGGCTATTTAAGGAAACTGTTACGTCAGTGCTGCATTCGGCAGAATCGCCGCAAGCATCAATAACAGTAAAGGTAATAGTATTTAATCCCACAGTCGGAGTAAAACAAACCGTATTACAGTTTAAGGTACCGATACTAACAATTTGTGATACTATGTTATTATCAGGATCACTAGCGTTAAAACCGGTCAAACATATCTCGTCCAAATCACACATAAACAGCGAAGTATCATCAGGGCATGAAGCTTGGGGCGGCCTGTTTAAAATAACTCGTACGTCGATTATACACGTATCAGCTAAACCGCAATCATCCGTTGCGATAAATTTGATATAATTCAGTCCCACAACAGGCGTAATGCATACGGAATCTCCGCTCAATGTGCCGCCGATTGCTTCACAGGATGCCAGATTATCATCGGGATCGGTACAGTAAAATCCGGGTATGCATATTTCGCTTAAATCGCAGACAAAGTATGTAGTATCACATTTGGCGCCCCAAGGGCAATGAGCCACAGGCGGGTGATTCACACATACTGGAAAAGCATGATGGGCGCCGGGACCGGCTGATGGCGGACTCGAGACCGCTACCTGTCCATCGGATGCAGTTACATAGTACTGGATGCTGTCAGTGCCGCATTCAAGCTCGCTGGCTGGCACATCGCAACAATAGACACTGTCAGTTCGTGTCATATTAACAGAGGTAAAGCTGGCTATATATGAATTGCGATAAAAGAGTTTTACATCCAAATCTTCCTGAGGAGTATCCAAATCAGTTACATAGGCGCAGATTTCAACATCTGTACCCCACTGCTGGCATGTATTGTCAAGGTTTACAGTTTCCGGTGTCCTAACAATTTCCGGAGTTGCGGATTCTTGGCATGAACTTGAATCGCAATGATTGCAAGCTCCGAACTCATCCATACGACATACTGTCATAGTATGCCAATCGCCGTTCTGAATGGTATCCGGGCTATCATAGCAAATATAATACCGGCTGCACATGCGGTACTTAATATCTTCATAAATAAATTCAATATCATCACCGGTAGGAGCATGATAATATGAACCGCCGGTAGCCGCTGAAATATGAATAAGGTATTGCGGGTCAAAACTGCTGCCAAGACTGATAGTATAAACAGGTATACCCGATGTGTTTGCCAAATCGCATATTATAGTTGAGTCGTCCTCCCAGCCATCGGGGTCAGGCGTACCATGCTGCCACCACCAATATGGAGGCGGACCAATCCAGAGACCATCCGGAGTTTCCGAACCGCCGCATAACTGGCTATAGTTCTCCATACCGTCAGAAATAGCAATTACGGCCTTGCTGCCTAATTCGGTAGTAGTAAGCTCTACGCCTTTCCATATACCGTCAAAAACCGCAGTCCAACCGCCAGAGGTTATAGAATTGATTTTTGAATGTAAAAGGGTTTTATCGCTGGTAAAATCCTGAACAACATTAAAACAATTGCCGAATGTAACAATCGCTACTCTATCATAAATATCCATTTCATCAACAAAAGTGTTCGCCGCGGCTTTAGCGGCATTCATCTTACTGCTGCCCATACTGCCGCTAACATCGATAACAAGGCATACCGAGCTTATGCATGAATCAAGGTTCATTTCCTCAACAGTAAATGACCCCGGAGCAATAGGGCTGTCATCTTGAAAAACACAAAAACTATCAGCAACTAAGCCGCTTATAGGATTTCCAAGTGAATCAAGCACATCAACATAGGCGCAGATGTAAGGAAACGCTCCGCAATCAAGCTGTGATATTATTACAGTGTCAGTCGGAGTACAATAAGTGGAAGGCAAATAATCGGGATAATTATTTCTTTCACCAAGTGTTATGCCCCCATAATATGGATCATCCGGTTGATTAATATCATTTGGATCTGCAAATGCTGATATTGTTAACATCAGCGGGAAAACAATGACAAGGTACATTAACAATTTTTTCATAGCCGCTCTCCAACTCCATTTATTGTAATATTTTTTTATCTTAGTATTTGA
Above is a window of Candidatus Zixiibacteriota bacterium DNA encoding:
- a CDS encoding DUF2723 domain-containing protein encodes the protein MKKYAGLIPGLIALIVYYTTTCRSIWIGDSGEFSLALKTLGICHPPGYPLFTILGKSFLIFTSFLRPMYAANLFNTLIAAAVATTIYYLFRRYLNQWPAMILSLIWAFTPLFWSETAGVEIYTFNMLLIALIFLAIESNHKRRWLIIVYLFGLAMTNHPSALAILPVLIYLFIKEKIYKRWNIYPYLICILIITGSIYLYLLVRSSCDPLSNWGNPSNIKALIHHMTLSQYSGWLGYSWDNILISIKLFFISIIKSWWWIGLVMSVIGTIIGLIKSRTQTIGVLLMLAALLFLSSSLLEVNYEPYNIPALFAALLLMSNVFVWLESFSLSSLVRYSIYSACSIACLILLVINYNTQNKSDYTLYEDYSKYILDSAESGILFTAGDINSFGTLYLRYVEGYRKQVKVYDRSIRLSALLNDASQLTGIKYTDYYNARLAIINNAAENKYLVKNHYAYEPEWLNISEPFYSYGILYSINNKQANSPNISKYPIDYKPGDVLSRQLLVNLDLARGEKCLTEEPYDTTAAFAAFNLALNRLENEPRAVVLNNLGIYFRSGGYLELAHRTYIKALEKPIITASTRQDITFNISNLYKDRGNNHLASKDYHNAIGSYIRALNYDPDNTDLMLNIGLIFSQILNDTANACIYLEKYLDIKPSDTKVRNFLDKIK